The following are encoded in a window of Massilia sp. R2A-15 genomic DNA:
- a CDS encoding ATP-binding protein, whose translation MSVRFTSDLLTPAKTTVAQAVLPLVSDEHVVALRRTVRERAVEIKLSLVDQTKLVTAASELARNTIKYGGGGEVQVLCLSDGVRHGVQLMFADDGPGIPDLALALTDGYTTGGGLGLGLSGAKRLVDEFAIDTRQGEGTVVSVVKWKR comes from the coding sequence ATGAGCGTTCGCTTCACCTCGGACCTGCTAACGCCCGCAAAGACAACGGTGGCACAAGCCGTGCTGCCGCTGGTGAGCGACGAGCATGTCGTGGCCCTGCGCCGCACGGTGCGCGAGCGCGCCGTCGAGATCAAACTGAGCCTGGTGGACCAGACCAAGCTGGTGACGGCCGCGAGCGAGCTGGCGCGCAATACCATCAAGTACGGCGGCGGCGGCGAGGTGCAGGTGCTGTGCCTGTCCGACGGCGTGCGGCACGGCGTGCAGCTGATGTTCGCCGACGACGGCCCCGGCATCCCCGACCTGGCGCTGGCGCTGACCGACGGCTACACCACCGGCGGCGGCCTGGGTCTGGGCCTGTCCGGCGCCAAGCGCCTGGTGGACGAATTCGCGATCGACACGCGTCAGGGCGAGGGCACGGTCGTGTCGGTGGTCAAATGGAAGCGCTGA
- a CDS encoding response regulator: MNHQDILILNVDDNDGARYVKTRILLGAGFRVEEAANGTDALAMVARSMPALVLLDVKLPDINGIEVCRRIKADPATCDVLVLQTSAALTGRDDRIRGLEGGSDSYLAAPIEADELVANVRALLRLQQTKAELKNSEERFRQLAENIGDVFWMFSLHDGALLYVSAAYDAMWGRAGAALAEAPEAWMASVHPDDLPALEQRWREVREHVAYDEEYRVVMPGGAVRWVRDRAFLVRDAMDQPYRIARITSDISGRKALEGRLRAADENKNDFLATLAHELRNPLSPIRTAVELLEHQGPEMAAAHAKARAVISRQVDHLTRLVDDLLDVARISEGKLTLRQEPVVLQDVLKVALETAAPVLAARHHSIDVVAPQQALWVWGDAVRLAQSIGNLLHNAAKFTSPNGKVRLVVEVVADGATVDITVQDNGIGIAAANLPHIFDMFTQGEFAPDRAHDGLGIGLSLVSTLVELHGGRLTASSAGAGMGSAFTIALPLMAGPAGAEAVAPEDGANGASALSIILVDDNVDSAEMMRDLLCALGHTVDIAHNGADALALAAARAPDVMILDIGLPDMDGSELARRLRKLPALAATRLIAHTGYGAPHDRDKTREAGFDFHLVKPVSMDDLQAALRPNQP; the protein is encoded by the coding sequence ATGAACCACCAAGACATCCTGATCCTCAACGTCGACGACAACGACGGCGCCCGCTACGTGAAAACGCGGATCCTGCTGGGCGCGGGATTTCGCGTCGAGGAAGCGGCCAACGGCACCGACGCGCTGGCGATGGTGGCGCGCAGCATGCCGGCGCTGGTGCTGCTGGACGTGAAGCTCCCGGACATCAACGGCATCGAGGTGTGCCGCCGCATCAAGGCCGATCCGGCCACCTGCGACGTGCTGGTGCTGCAGACGTCGGCCGCGCTGACCGGCCGCGACGACCGCATCCGCGGTCTGGAAGGCGGCTCCGACAGCTACCTGGCCGCGCCGATCGAGGCCGACGAACTGGTGGCCAACGTGCGCGCGCTGCTGCGCCTGCAGCAGACCAAGGCCGAGCTGAAGAACAGCGAAGAGCGCTTCCGCCAGCTGGCCGAAAACATCGGCGACGTGTTCTGGATGTTTTCGCTGCACGACGGCGCGCTGCTGTATGTCAGCGCCGCCTACGATGCGATGTGGGGCCGCGCGGGCGCCGCCTTGGCCGAGGCGCCCGAAGCGTGGATGGCGAGCGTGCATCCGGACGACCTGCCGGCGCTGGAGCAGCGCTGGCGCGAGGTGCGCGAGCACGTCGCCTACGACGAAGAGTACCGCGTCGTGATGCCCGGCGGCGCCGTGCGCTGGGTGCGCGACCGCGCCTTCCTGGTGCGCGACGCGATGGACCAGCCGTACCGGATCGCGCGCATCACCAGCGACATCTCGGGCCGCAAGGCGCTCGAAGGCCGCCTGCGCGCCGCCGACGAAAACAAGAACGATTTCCTCGCCACGCTGGCGCACGAACTGCGCAACCCGCTCTCCCCGATCCGCACCGCGGTCGAACTGCTGGAACACCAGGGTCCCGAGATGGCGGCGGCCCATGCCAAGGCGCGCGCGGTGATCTCGCGCCAGGTCGACCACCTGACCCGGCTGGTGGACGACCTGCTCGACGTGGCGCGCATTTCGGAAGGCAAGCTGACCTTGCGCCAGGAGCCGGTGGTGCTCCAGGACGTGCTGAAGGTGGCGCTGGAGACGGCGGCGCCGGTGCTGGCGGCGCGCCATCACAGCATCGACGTGGTCGCGCCCCAGCAGGCCTTGTGGGTGTGGGGCGACGCGGTGCGGCTGGCGCAGTCGATCGGCAACCTGCTGCACAACGCCGCCAAGTTCACCTCGCCGAACGGCAAGGTGCGGCTGGTGGTGGAAGTGGTGGCAGACGGCGCCACGGTCGACATCACGGTGCAGGACAACGGCATCGGCATTGCCGCCGCCAACCTTCCGCACATCTTCGACATGTTCACGCAAGGCGAGTTTGCGCCCGACCGCGCGCATGACGGACTGGGAATCGGCCTGTCACTGGTATCGACGCTGGTGGAGCTGCATGGCGGCCGGCTGACCGCCAGCAGCGCCGGCGCCGGCATGGGCAGCGCGTTCACCATTGCCCTGCCTTTGATGGCGGGGCCGGCCGGTGCGGAGGCGGTCGCGCCGGAGGATGGGGCGAACGGCGCGTCGGCCCTGTCGATCATCCTGGTGGACGACAATGTCGATTCGGCCGAAATGATGCGCGACCTGCTGTGCGCGCTGGGCCACACGGTCGACATCGCGCACAATGGCGCCGACGCGCTTGCGCTGGCGGCGGCGCGTGCGCCCGACGTGATGATCCTCGACATCGGCCTGCCCGACATGGACGGCAGCGAACTGGCGCGCCGCCTGCGCAAGCTGCCGGCGCTGGCGGCCACGCGCCTGATCGCCCACACCGGCTACGGCGCGCCGCACGACCGCGACAAGACGCGCGAGGCGGGATTCGACTTCCACCTCGTCAAACCGGTCAGCATGGACGACTTGCAGGCGGCCTTGCGGCCGAATCAGCCGTAG
- a CDS encoding STAS domain-containing protein, whose product MTTIDNAARISTLISQNEPAILADWIANLNTVMVRNDASADEQLRRHCSQFLGLFSQAASKGGVEDIDHRAWDDVRNLLTEISASRARQGSTPSETATFVFSLKQSLFTVMGKELSAQPEELAAALWSLSTLIDKLGLFTMEVFQKSRDQIIVRQQQELLELSTPVVKLWQDILALPLIGTLDSARTQVVMESLLQKIVETGAAIAIIDITGVPTVDTLVAQHLMKTIAAARLMGADCIISGIRPQIAQTIVHLGVNLEDVITKATLADAFVIALGRVGASISRG is encoded by the coding sequence ATGACCACGATCGACAACGCCGCACGCATCAGCACCTTGATCAGCCAAAACGAGCCGGCCATCCTGGCCGACTGGATCGCCAACCTGAACACCGTGATGGTGCGCAACGACGCCAGCGCCGACGAGCAGCTGCGCCGCCACTGCAGCCAGTTCCTCGGCCTGTTCAGCCAGGCGGCCAGCAAGGGCGGCGTCGAAGACATCGACCACCGCGCATGGGACGACGTGCGCAACCTGCTGACCGAAATCTCGGCCTCGCGCGCGCGCCAGGGCTCGACCCCGAGCGAGACCGCCACCTTCGTGTTCTCGCTCAAGCAGTCGCTGTTTACGGTGATGGGCAAGGAACTGTCGGCGCAGCCGGAAGAACTGGCCGCCGCGCTGTGGAGCCTGTCCACCCTGATCGACAAGCTCGGCCTGTTTACGATGGAAGTATTCCAGAAGAGCCGCGACCAGATCATCGTGCGCCAGCAGCAGGAACTGCTCGAGCTGTCGACCCCGGTGGTCAAGCTGTGGCAGGACATCCTGGCGCTGCCGCTGATCGGCACCCTCGACAGCGCGCGCACCCAGGTCGTGATGGAGAGCCTGCTGCAGAAGATCGTCGAGACCGGCGCGGCCATCGCGATCATCGACATCACCGGCGTGCCGACCGTCGACACCCTGGTCGCGCAGCACCTGATGAAGACCATCGCCGCGGCGCGCCTGATGGGCGCCGACTGCATCATCAGCGGCATCCGCCCGCAGATCGCGCAGACCATCGTGCACCTGGGCGTAAACCTGGAAGACGTCATCACCAAGGCGACGCTGGCCGACGCCTTCGTCATCGCGCTGGGCCGCGTCGGCGCCTCGATTTCGCGCGGCTAA
- a CDS encoding LacI family DNA-binding transcriptional regulator has translation MTHATPPLSPTIADIKALIHREARRVTSYDVAIAAGVSQSAVSRCFKPGASVSKATYARVMQAAAELAYTPNAAARSLNTRRSNLVALIAPDLLHQQSPELLAELSRQFSLRGMRLVLFSQPREAAPGSLSEVWEHQLDGAIVAASLSEPQLAEFERRALPFVLFNLSVRDKNVNAVLCDQVGAARTMVARLAAAGHKRFAMIDGPAGSAMAQQRRRGVAERLAELGLAPPLCVSGEHDYASGARGLREIVARLGHAPDAIICGNDAMAIGCLDTARHELGLAVPGQLSVTGFDGMAQAGWLSYNLTTLRQPVRQMAQATADMLAGLIGTGNAGCERRVFSASVVEGATARLGPTA, from the coding sequence ATGACACACGCCACGCCGCCCCTGTCCCCCACGATCGCCGACATCAAGGCCCTGATCCACCGCGAAGCGCGGCGCGTCACCTCCTACGATGTCGCCATCGCGGCCGGGGTGTCGCAGTCGGCGGTGTCGCGCTGCTTCAAGCCGGGCGCCAGCGTGTCGAAGGCCACCTACGCGCGCGTGATGCAGGCCGCCGCCGAGCTGGCCTACACGCCGAACGCCGCCGCGCGCAGCCTGAACACGCGCCGCTCGAACCTGGTGGCGCTGATCGCCCCGGACCTGCTGCACCAGCAATCGCCCGAACTGCTGGCCGAGCTGAGCCGCCAGTTTTCCCTGCGCGGCATGCGCCTGGTGCTGTTTTCCCAGCCGCGCGAAGCGGCGCCCGGCTCGCTGTCCGAGGTGTGGGAACACCAGCTCGACGGCGCGATCGTCGCGGCCAGCCTGTCGGAGCCGCAGCTGGCCGAGTTCGAACGGCGCGCCCTGCCCTTCGTGCTGTTCAACCTCAGCGTGCGCGACAAGAACGTCAACGCCGTGCTGTGCGACCAGGTCGGCGCGGCCCGCACCATGGTGGCGCGGCTGGCCGCGGCCGGCCACAAGCGCTTTGCGATGATCGACGGACCGGCCGGCTCGGCGATGGCGCAGCAGCGCCGGCGCGGCGTGGCCGAACGGCTGGCCGAACTGGGCCTGGCGCCGCCCTTGTGCGTCAGCGGCGAGCACGACTACGCCAGCGGCGCGCGCGGGCTGCGCGAAATCGTCGCCCGCCTGGGCCATGCGCCCGACGCCATCATCTGCGGCAACGACGCGATGGCGATCGGCTGCCTCGACACGGCGCGCCATGAGCTGGGGCTTGCCGTGCCGGGCCAGTTGTCGGTGACCGGCTTCGACGGCATGGCGCAGGCCGGCTGGCTCAGCTACAACCTCACCACCTTGCGCCAGCCGGTGCGGCAGATGGCGCAGGCGACGGCCGACATGCTCGCCGGCCTGATCGGCACCGGCAATGCCGGTTGCGAGCGGCGCGTGTTTTCGGCCAGCGTGGTCGAAGGCGCCACCGCGCGGCTGGGCCCGACAGCCTGA
- a CDS encoding dienelactone hydrolase family protein produces MTSTRPPSPATDTEVGIGAGAVQLEGILGEVPDPIGIVVFAHGSGSGRKSPRNHYVARQLHRADIATLLLDLLTPDEDKDYHMRFDIALLEPRLAAACAWVRAREGYGGMPQGLFGASTGAAVALRLAAAQPGQFAAVVSRGGRPDLAGAMALEQVRTPTLLIVGGNDEQVVSLNEGALELLHCDSRIDIVPGASHLFEEAGTLEAAAALAVDWFARHFGAAHRGAERNP; encoded by the coding sequence ATGACATCGACCCGACCCCCAAGCCCGGCGACCGACACCGAAGTCGGCATCGGCGCCGGCGCGGTGCAGCTCGAAGGCATCCTCGGCGAGGTGCCTGATCCCATCGGCATCGTCGTGTTTGCCCACGGCAGCGGCAGCGGCCGCAAGAGTCCCCGCAACCATTACGTCGCGCGCCAGCTGCATCGCGCCGACATCGCAACCCTTCTGCTCGACCTGCTCACCCCCGACGAAGACAAGGACTACCACATGCGCTTCGACATCGCGCTGCTCGAGCCGCGCCTGGCGGCCGCCTGCGCGTGGGTGCGCGCCCGCGAGGGCTATGGCGGGATGCCGCAGGGCCTGTTCGGCGCCAGCACCGGCGCGGCCGTGGCGCTGCGCCTTGCCGCGGCCCAGCCGGGCCAGTTCGCCGCCGTGGTCTCGCGGGGCGGGCGGCCCGACCTGGCCGGCGCGATGGCGCTCGAGCAGGTACGCACGCCGACCCTGCTGATCGTCGGCGGCAACGACGAGCAGGTGGTGTCGCTCAACGAGGGCGCGCTGGAACTGCTGCATTGCGACTCGCGCATCGATATCGTGCCCGGCGCCAGCCACCTGTTCGAGGAGGCTGGCACGCTCGAGGCGGCCGCCGCGCTGGCGGTCGACTGGTTTGCGCGCCACTTCGGCGCGGCGCACCGGGGCGCCGAACGCAACCCCTGA
- a CDS encoding glutathione-independent formaldehyde dehydrogenase has translation MKALVYNGPRDVQVKEMPDAKIEKATDVLVRITTTNICGSDLHMYEGRTDMEAGRILGHENLGEVIEIGKAVDKVRVGDMVCLPFNIGCGFCANCEKGLSGYCLTCNPGNAGAAYGFAGMGPYSGGQAELLRVPYGDYNCLVLPDDAREKENDYVMLSDIFPTGFHATELARVQAGDSVVIYGAGPVGLMAATSAMLRGASQVFVVDTHKDRLKLAEKIGAIAIDDTEGGGVEQVLHLTGGQGADCGCECVGYQCCNMHGKEVPNLTMNNLVKTVKATGNIGVVGVFVPEDPNAQDELEKVGKLAFDFGNFWFKGQRIATGQANVKAYNRSLGKLIHAGRAKPSMIISHELKLEQAPEAYENFDKRAKGWTKVILKPGK, from the coding sequence ATGAAAGCACTTGTCTACAACGGCCCGCGCGATGTGCAGGTCAAGGAAATGCCCGACGCTAAGATCGAAAAGGCCACCGACGTACTGGTCCGCATCACGACCACCAATATTTGCGGCTCCGACCTGCACATGTACGAAGGCCGCACCGACATGGAAGCCGGCCGCATCCTGGGCCACGAAAACCTCGGCGAGGTGATCGAGATCGGCAAGGCGGTGGACAAGGTGAGGGTCGGCGACATGGTCTGCCTGCCCTTCAACATCGGCTGCGGCTTTTGCGCAAACTGCGAAAAGGGCCTGTCCGGGTACTGCCTGACCTGCAATCCCGGCAACGCCGGCGCGGCCTACGGCTTCGCCGGCATGGGGCCCTACAGCGGCGGCCAGGCCGAACTGCTGCGCGTGCCTTACGGCGACTACAACTGCCTGGTGCTGCCCGACGACGCCAGGGAAAAGGAGAACGATTACGTCATGCTGTCGGATATTTTTCCGACCGGGTTTCACGCAACCGAGCTGGCGCGCGTGCAGGCGGGCGACTCGGTGGTGATCTACGGCGCCGGCCCGGTGGGATTGATGGCGGCGACGTCGGCCATGCTGCGCGGCGCCAGCCAGGTGTTCGTGGTCGATACCCACAAGGACCGCCTGAAGCTGGCCGAGAAGATCGGCGCGATCGCCATCGACGACACCGAAGGCGGCGGCGTCGAGCAGGTGCTGCACCTGACTGGCGGGCAGGGCGCCGACTGCGGCTGCGAATGCGTCGGCTACCAGTGCTGCAACATGCACGGCAAGGAAGTGCCGAACCTGACCATGAATAACCTGGTCAAGACGGTCAAGGCGACCGGCAACATCGGCGTGGTCGGCGTATTCGTGCCGGAGGATCCGAACGCGCAGGACGAGCTGGAAAAAGTGGGCAAGCTCGCCTTCGACTTCGGCAATTTCTGGTTCAAGGGCCAGCGCATCGCCACCGGGCAGGCCAACGTCAAGGCTTACAACCGCAGCCTGGGCAAGCTGATCCACGCGGGCAGGGCCAAGCCGTCGATGATCATCTCGCACGAACTCAAGCTCGAGCAGGCGCCCGAAGCGTACGAGAATTTCGACAAGCGCGCCAAGGGCTGGACCAAGGTGATTCTCAAGCCGGGCAAGTGA
- a CDS encoding ATP-binding protein, protein MEALTTSLRPHHTIAITHASDIAAARRAGQSMADAIGFGDVGAGRLALLISEAATNILKHAVEGRIFLSEARSGAHRGIDVVALDAGPGIGNLALALRDGVSSVGTAGTGLGAMRRLADEFDAYAPRDKGAAFFMRLWNGAPPPAPYPPFTFGALTVPIAGEDQCGDAWGMACSHGALSLMAIDGLGHGADAAVAAHAALTAMAARPNLAPGAQVDNCHLALRATRGAALAVAQLEFGADKLRFAGIGNIAACVIDGTARKQMVSHNGIVGHNMRKVQQFDHACPPGSLIIMHSDGLSTSWDLGQYPGLSVCNPALIAAVLLRDFGRARDDASVLVVRYLGRP, encoded by the coding sequence ATGGAAGCGCTGACCACCTCGCTGCGGCCGCATCACACGATAGCGATCACCCACGCCAGCGACATCGCGGCGGCACGCCGGGCCGGCCAGAGCATGGCCGACGCCATCGGCTTTGGCGACGTCGGCGCCGGGCGCCTGGCGCTGCTGATCAGCGAGGCGGCCACCAATATCCTCAAGCACGCGGTGGAAGGACGCATCTTCCTCTCCGAAGCGCGCAGCGGCGCCCACCGCGGCATCGACGTGGTGGCGCTCGACGCCGGGCCGGGGATCGGCAACCTGGCTCTCGCGCTGCGCGACGGCGTCTCGAGCGTCGGCACCGCCGGCACCGGGCTCGGGGCGATGCGCCGGCTGGCCGATGAATTCGACGCCTATGCGCCGCGCGACAAGGGCGCCGCCTTCTTCATGCGCCTGTGGAACGGCGCGCCGCCGCCCGCGCCCTACCCGCCGTTCACCTTCGGCGCCCTGACCGTGCCGATCGCCGGCGAAGACCAGTGCGGCGACGCCTGGGGCATGGCGTGCAGCCACGGCGCCCTGTCGCTGATGGCGATCGACGGCCTCGGACACGGCGCCGACGCCGCGGTCGCGGCCCATGCGGCGCTGACCGCGATGGCCGCGCGCCCCAACCTGGCGCCCGGCGCGCAGGTGGACAACTGCCACCTCGCGCTGCGCGCCACCCGCGGCGCTGCGCTGGCCGTCGCCCAGCTCGAATTCGGCGCCGACAAGCTGCGCTTTGCCGGCATCGGCAACATCGCCGCCTGCGTCATCGACGGCACCGCGCGCAAGCAGATGGTGTCGCACAACGGCATCGTCGGCCATAACATGCGCAAGGTGCAGCAATTCGATCACGCCTGCCCGCCCGGCTCGCTGATCATCATGCATTCGGACGGTCTGTCAACCAGCTGGGACCTGGGACAGTATCCCGGACTGTCGGTCTGCAATCCGGCCCTGATCGCCGCCGTGCTGCTGCGCGACTTCGGCCGCGCGCGCGACGACGCCAGCGTGCTGGTGGTGCGTTACCTGGGGCGGCCCTGA
- a CDS encoding STAS domain-containing protein, with product MERIPILRIGNLLLVTIQVDMHDRLAMTLQDDLTDRIVRDEAKGVLIDISALDLVDSFIGRMISNTASMARVLDAQTVLVGMQPAVAITLVELGLTLPGVKTALNVERGMAILGKTYPR from the coding sequence ATGGAACGCATCCCCATTCTGCGCATCGGCAACCTGCTGCTGGTGACGATCCAGGTCGACATGCATGACCGCCTGGCGATGACCTTGCAGGACGACCTGACCGACCGCATCGTGCGCGACGAGGCCAAGGGCGTGCTGATCGACATCTCGGCGCTCGACCTGGTCGATTCCTTCATCGGCCGCATGATCAGCAACACCGCCTCGATGGCGCGCGTGCTCGACGCCCAGACGGTGCTGGTCGGCATGCAGCCGGCGGTCGCGATCACCCTGGTCGAACTGGGCCTCACGCTGCCGGGCGTGAAGACCGCTTTGAACGTCGAACGCGGCATGGCCATACTCGGAAAGACCTACCCGCGATGA
- a CDS encoding sensor histidine kinase, giving the protein MDSTRILNQGIEGPQDVVTVRQRARQVSGMLGFGQQEQVRIATAVSELARCVCRRVYGGRAVFALEQDARQRSLLVTIRDNGGAERVAPSAFEPDAAGREFDTAIITARRLMDGCEVSYHTDHALTVSMRKTLHTSQRIDQAHLVQLGAHLAASPEPSSFSEVQQQNQELAAALAELRERQDDLLALTRELEDTNRGVVALYAEIEEKAERIRKADEMKSRFLSNTSHELRTPLSSIRALAQLLLDRMDGDLSVEQERQVRFIAGAANDLSNLVNDLLDLAKIESGKVQITSAPIDVGDLFASLKGVLRPLAQNPAVELVFIAPDPPESFESDESKVAQILRNFVSNALKFTEAGQVVVQLAPQAEPDMIQFEVSDTGIGISSEHLQLIFEEFSQIEHPLQRGAKGTGLGLPLCRQFAALLGGQVEVRSTPGAGSAFTLTLPRYPLQPERAA; this is encoded by the coding sequence ATGGATAGCACGCGCATCCTGAACCAGGGCATCGAAGGTCCGCAGGACGTGGTCACGGTCCGCCAGCGCGCTCGCCAGGTTTCGGGAATGCTCGGCTTCGGCCAGCAGGAACAGGTGCGCATCGCCACCGCGGTGTCCGAGCTGGCGCGCTGCGTGTGCCGCCGCGTGTACGGCGGGCGTGCGGTATTCGCGCTGGAACAGGATGCCCGCCAGCGCAGCCTGTTGGTGACGATCCGCGACAACGGCGGCGCCGAACGGGTAGCGCCGAGCGCGTTCGAGCCGGATGCGGCCGGGCGCGAATTCGACACCGCCATCATCACCGCGCGCCGGCTGATGGACGGCTGCGAGGTCAGCTACCACACCGACCACGCCCTGACGGTGTCGATGCGAAAAACGCTGCACACCAGCCAGCGCATCGACCAGGCGCACCTGGTCCAGCTTGGCGCCCACCTGGCCGCCAGCCCCGAGCCGAGCAGCTTCTCCGAAGTGCAGCAGCAGAACCAGGAACTGGCGGCCGCGCTGGCCGAACTGCGCGAGCGCCAGGACGACCTGCTGGCGCTCACGCGCGAACTGGAAGACACCAACCGCGGCGTGGTCGCGCTGTACGCCGAGATCGAAGAAAAGGCCGAGCGCATTCGCAAGGCCGACGAAATGAAGTCGCGCTTCCTGTCGAACACCAGCCACGAACTGCGCACGCCGCTGTCGTCGATCCGCGCGCTGGCCCAGCTGCTGCTGGACCGGATGGACGGCGACCTGTCGGTGGAACAGGAACGCCAGGTCAGGTTCATCGCGGGCGCCGCCAACGACCTGTCGAACCTGGTCAACGACCTGCTCGACCTGGCCAAGATCGAGTCGGGCAAGGTGCAGATTACCAGCGCGCCGATCGACGTCGGCGACCTGTTCGCCTCGCTCAAGGGCGTGCTGCGGCCACTGGCGCAAAATCCCGCGGTCGAACTGGTGTTCATCGCGCCCGATCCGCCGGAATCGTTCGAATCGGACGAAAGCAAGGTCGCGCAAATCCTGCGCAACTTCGTCTCCAACGCGCTCAAGTTCACCGAGGCCGGCCAGGTGGTGGTGCAGCTGGCGCCGCAGGCGGAGCCGGACATGATACAGTTTGAAGTGTCCGACACCGGAATCGGTATCAGTTCCGAGCACCTTCAGCTGATCTTCGAGGAGTTCAGCCAGATCGAGCATCCGCTGCAGCGCGGCGCCAAGGGCACCGGCCTCGGTTTGCCGCTGTGCCGCCAGTTTGCCGCGCTGCTGGGCGGCCAGGTCGAGGTGCGCAGCACGCCCGGCGCCGGCTCCGCCTTCACCCTGACTCTCCCCCGTTATCCTCTCCAGCCCGAACGGGCCGCATGA
- a CDS encoding MarR family winged helix-turn-helix transcriptional regulator: protein MPSDLPTPTPDPGTDQAGRVLRQFRIVFNAVKVHFRQVETAAGIGGAQVWALSVIRSRPGVGVSELGRSMDVHQSTASNLVKVLLERGMVRAVKDTEDRRALGLHLTEAGAAVLEAAPAPFSGILPGALAGLEPDTLARLETDLDALINALQADRAGGKVLLADL from the coding sequence ATGCCTTCAGATCTCCCGACCCCGACCCCAGACCCAGGAACCGACCAGGCCGGCCGCGTGCTGCGCCAGTTCCGGATTGTATTTAACGCCGTCAAGGTGCATTTCCGCCAGGTGGAAACCGCGGCCGGCATCGGCGGCGCCCAGGTGTGGGCGCTGTCGGTGATCCGCTCGCGGCCCGGCGTCGGTGTGAGCGAACTGGGGCGCTCGATGGACGTGCACCAGTCCACCGCCAGCAACCTGGTCAAGGTGCTGCTCGAGCGCGGCATGGTGCGCGCGGTGAAGGACACCGAAGACCGGCGCGCGCTGGGCCTGCACCTGACCGAGGCCGGCGCGGCCGTGCTGGAAGCGGCGCCGGCGCCGTTTTCCGGCATCCTGCCCGGCGCGCTGGCCGGGCTCGAGCCGGACACGCTGGCACGGCTGGAAACCGACCTCGACGCGCTGATCAATGCGCTGCAGGCGGACCGCGCCGGCGGCAAGGTGCTGCTGGCCGACCTCTGA
- a CDS encoding Hsp20/alpha crystallin family protein: protein MASNLTRFDPFAELARLDPFRGLDEVFNQSLMGPRLRSTGMTPRMDVSETDKAYVVKAEMPGIKKEDIKVNVDGNQVSISAQTEQQSEQKSENMLCTERSWGQYYRSFTLPQSVDDAQANAEYHDGILELTLPKKAGGSSKSLTIH, encoded by the coding sequence ATGGCAAGCAACCTGACCCGCTTCGATCCCTTTGCCGAACTGGCGCGGCTCGATCCGTTCCGCGGCCTGGACGAAGTGTTCAATCAATCACTGATGGGGCCGCGCCTGCGCTCGACCGGCATGACGCCGCGCATGGACGTGTCCGAGACCGACAAGGCCTATGTGGTCAAGGCCGAAATGCCGGGCATTAAAAAAGAAGACATCAAGGTCAACGTCGACGGCAACCAGGTCTCGATCAGCGCGCAAACGGAGCAGCAAAGCGAGCAAAAGAGCGAGAACATGCTGTGCACCGAGCGCAGCTGGGGGCAATACTATCGCAGCTTCACGCTACCGCAGTCGGTCGACGACGCCCAGGCCAACGCCGAATACCACGACGGCATTCTCGAACTGACCCTGCCGAAGAAGGCGGGCGGCTCGAGCAAGTCGCTGACGATTCATTAA